Proteins found in one Candidatus Hydrogenedentota bacterium genomic segment:
- a CDS encoding molybdenum cofactor guanylyltransferase codes for LTPKPRKKHLKTYSTSVEKPRIAPGKSQIIRPNAAAVVLAGGNSTRMGQDKRFLAFHGRPLIEYVCNQLRGAFPEVLVAANDATRLAFLNLPVIPDVMPGQGPLGGIAATLAASNYDLNFFVACDIPFIDFTLVERLMRAAAGCDGAVPATPEGHLEPLFAVYRKSLLPAMRDALARGNRRIRDVFTQGRVNTIPLRGSLAPRNLNTVEEYRALLAVGRLLPASAVPA; via the coding sequence CCTTACCCCCAAGCCCCGCAAAAAACACCTCAAGACTTACTCAACTTCCGTTGAAAAGCCGCGGATCGCGCCCGGTAAATCGCAGATCATTCGCCCGAATGCCGCCGCCGTCGTGCTCGCGGGCGGAAACAGCACGCGCATGGGCCAGGACAAGCGTTTTCTCGCATTCCACGGGCGTCCGCTTATCGAGTACGTCTGCAATCAACTTCGCGGGGCATTCCCGGAGGTATTGGTTGCCGCCAACGACGCGACCCGGCTGGCTTTTCTCAATCTGCCGGTCATCCCGGACGTCATGCCCGGCCAAGGTCCGCTCGGCGGGATTGCCGCCACACTGGCCGCCTCGAATTATGACCTGAATTTCTTTGTGGCATGCGATATCCCCTTCATTGACTTCACGCTTGTCGAACGGTTGATGCGCGCGGCCGCCGGTTGCGATGGCGCGGTTCCGGCAACGCCCGAAGGACACCTGGAGCCGCTGTTCGCCGTTTACCGCAAAAGTCTGCTGCCGGCCATGCGCGATGCGCTCGCCCGCGGAAACAGGCGGATACGCGATGTGTTCACCCAAGGCCGGGTCAACACGATTCCCCTGCGGGGTTCGCTTGCCCCGCGAAACCTGAACACGGTCGAAGAGTACCGCGCGTTGCTCGCGGTCGGACGCCTCTTGCCGGCAAGCGCCGTTCCGGCCTGA
- a CDS encoding Gfo/Idh/MocA family oxidoreductase, whose amino-acid sequence MAGKVRIGFVGVGGMGQCAHLKNYATIPDCEVVAIAEVRRELGRKVAAKYGVDRVYPDHLAMLASEQLDGIVASQPYNRHGVLLPDLFKAGVPVLTEKPLTCSLEAGEQILAALRSSQAKQYVGYHKRSDPATMYARREMARLKASGELGKLKYVRLLMPAGDWIANGFLDLVHSQEAMPALQYDPRPGDMGPETQKEYDAFVNYYIHQVNLLRHLFGESYTVSYADPSGVLLVAHSVGGVPGTIEMSPYCTTVDWQESALVAFERGYILIELPAPLASNRPGRVTVYRDPGDGATPEKIVPQLPWIHAMRQQAINFVKAIQGEPTPLCGAEEAFEDLQMAHDYIVALKGSLSA is encoded by the coding sequence ATGGCCGGCAAAGTGCGGATTGGATTTGTGGGCGTGGGGGGCATGGGGCAGTGCGCGCATCTGAAGAATTACGCGACGATACCGGACTGCGAGGTCGTCGCGATTGCCGAGGTGCGCCGCGAATTGGGACGCAAGGTCGCCGCGAAATACGGCGTCGATCGCGTCTATCCCGATCATCTGGCGATGCTGGCGTCGGAACAGTTGGACGGAATCGTCGCGTCGCAGCCGTACAACCGGCACGGGGTGTTGTTGCCGGATTTGTTCAAGGCGGGCGTGCCCGTGTTGACGGAAAAACCGCTGACGTGTTCGCTGGAAGCGGGCGAACAGATCTTAGCCGCCCTGCGTTCGAGCCAGGCGAAACAGTATGTCGGCTATCACAAGCGCAGCGATCCGGCGACGATGTATGCCAGGCGCGAGATGGCGCGGCTGAAGGCGTCCGGGGAATTGGGCAAACTGAAATATGTCCGCCTGTTGATGCCGGCGGGCGACTGGATCGCGAACGGGTTTCTCGATCTTGTCCACTCACAGGAGGCGATGCCGGCGCTGCAATACGATCCACGACCCGGCGACATGGGACCCGAAACGCAAAAGGAATACGACGCGTTCGTCAATTATTACATACACCAGGTCAATCTGCTGCGGCATCTGTTTGGCGAGTCCTACACGGTTTCGTATGCCGATCCGTCGGGCGTGCTGCTCGTGGCGCATTCGGTCGGCGGCGTGCCGGGGACCATCGAAATGTCGCCGTACTGCACGACGGTGGACTGGCAGGAAAGCGCGCTGGTCGCGTTCGAGCGCGGCTATATTCTGATTGAATTGCCCGCGCCGCTCGCGTCCAATCGTCCCGGCCGGGTGACGGTATACCGCGATCCGGGTGATGGCGCCACGCCGGAGAAGATTGTGCCTCAACTGCCGTGGATCCACGCTATGCGCCAGCAGGCCATCAATTTTGTCAAGGCCATCCAAGGCGAGCCGACGCCGCTGTGCGGGGCGGAAGAGGCTTTCGAGGATCTCCAGATGGCGCACGACTACATCGTCGCGCTCAAGGGATCGTTGTCGGCCTGA
- the lsrF gene encoding 3-hydroxy-5-phosphonooxypentane-2,4-dione thiolase: protein MPDNDKSSEDKKDFGIGIPMKSHGFYLKGSAHLGWGVKNRLAHIFNPKSGRTVMLAFDHGYIMGPTTGLERMDLVVPPLIKHVDCLMCTRGALRTCIDPLVRKPVVLRSSTGATVLRDLSNEVIGVTLAEAVAMNAAAVTTQVCIGAEHEKETLANLAYLINEGAKYGMPVLGVTAVGKEMVRDSRYLGLACRVIAELGAHFVKTYYCEPGFDEVVAACPIPVVIAGGKKLPELDALKMAWKAIDQGACGVDMGRNIFAADDPAAMAQAVGAVVHKHEKPEAAFDLYNTIKNKKQPGNRAS from the coding sequence ATGCCTGACAACGACAAATCCTCCGAAGACAAAAAAGATTTCGGCATCGGCATTCCGATGAAATCGCACGGGTTCTACTTGAAAGGTTCGGCGCACCTAGGCTGGGGCGTCAAGAACCGTCTTGCGCATATCTTTAATCCGAAGAGCGGGCGCACGGTCATGTTGGCCTTCGATCACGGCTATATCATGGGTCCGACGACCGGTCTCGAACGGATGGATCTCGTCGTGCCGCCGCTGATCAAGCACGTGGACTGCCTGATGTGCACGCGCGGCGCGCTGCGGACCTGCATTGACCCGCTGGTGCGCAAGCCGGTCGTGTTGCGTTCGAGCACGGGCGCGACGGTCCTCCGCGACCTGAGCAACGAGGTAATCGGGGTTACGCTGGCCGAAGCCGTCGCCATGAATGCCGCCGCCGTGACGACGCAGGTCTGCATCGGCGCGGAACACGAAAAGGAAACCCTCGCAAATTTGGCGTATCTTATCAATGAAGGCGCGAAATACGGCATGCCGGTCCTTGGCGTGACGGCCGTCGGCAAAGAAATGGTCCGCGACTCGCGTTACCTCGGTCTCGCGTGCCGCGTGATCGCCGAACTCGGCGCCCACTTCGTCAAGACCTACTACTGCGAACCCGGATTCGACGAAGTCGTCGCGGCGTGCCCGATTCCGGTTGTGATCGCCGGCGGCAAGAAACTCCCCGAACTCGATGCGCTCAAAATGGCGTGGAAGGCGATCGATCAGGGCGCGTGCGGCGTGGATATGGGCCGCAATATTTTCGCCGCGGACGATCCCGCCGCGATGGCGCAGGCCGTCGGCGCCGTCGTTCACAAGCACGAAAAACCCGAAGCGGCGTTCGACCTGTACAACACGATCAAAAACAAGAAGCAGCCGGGCAACCGCGCCTCGTGA